The following are from one region of the Streptomyces tuirus genome:
- a CDS encoding pyridoxine/pyridoxamine 5'-phosphate oxidase — protein MATDLHELLRSLRVWDPEVTDLPSFEPATTPATPLPLFAEWFAAAVAAGQTEPHTMSLATSDESGLPDVRIVMLHGADADGWSFASHAGSRKGRHLADRPYAALGFYWPVLGRQVRVRGPVTAAPSEDAQGDLHARSTGALAAALTGRQSEVLPSLDDLARASQSAWERASREPEAPVSSWTLYRLRAEEVEFFQGEERRRHVRLRYRRDVRQDGEEWSRELLWP, from the coding sequence ATGGCAACCGATCTTCACGAGCTGCTGAGGTCACTGCGGGTCTGGGACCCGGAGGTCACCGACCTGCCCTCCTTCGAGCCGGCCACCACCCCGGCCACTCCCCTGCCCCTGTTCGCCGAGTGGTTCGCGGCGGCGGTGGCGGCCGGCCAGACCGAGCCGCACACCATGTCGCTGGCGACCTCGGACGAGTCGGGCCTGCCCGACGTGCGGATCGTGATGCTGCACGGCGCGGACGCCGACGGCTGGTCCTTCGCGTCCCACGCCGGCAGCCGCAAGGGGCGGCACCTCGCCGACCGCCCGTATGCCGCGCTCGGCTTCTACTGGCCGGTCCTGGGCCGCCAGGTCCGGGTGCGCGGCCCGGTGACGGCGGCGCCGTCCGAGGACGCCCAGGGCGACCTGCACGCCCGCTCGACGGGCGCGCTGGCGGCCGCGCTGACCGGGCGGCAGAGCGAGGTCCTGCCGTCCCTGGACGACCTCGCCCGGGCCTCGCAGTCGGCGTGGGAACGGGCGTCGCGGGAGCCGGAGGCGCCGGTGTCGTCCTGGACGCTGTACCGGCTGCGGGCCGAGGAGGTCGAGTTCTTCCAGGGGGAGGAGCGACGGCGACACGTCCGGCTCCGCTACCGGCGGGACGTGCGGCAGGACGGGGAGGAATGGTCGCGGGAACTGCTGTGGCCGTGA
- a CDS encoding GNAT family N-acetyltransferase, whose translation MDTGTGTDADTHPDAHPRPGTGSWHLTHDLDEFLTRAGAFLRSRPALHTVPLTVTETLRTHGRSVYGDGEPEFGVLERAGEVRAAFFRTPPHWLNLTAVTPEDADSLAARLAVLGRRLPGVNAECDTAVAFAEAWQRHTGTRAVLRQRQRLYRLGTLTEPGPLPPGGPRIAVEADRELLRRWHDEFSASVGLGTVRDSAEWADARIADGGITLWETPDGTPVAMAGTGPQVAGQVRVASVYTPPRFRRRGYAGAATAEVSRAALASGAAEVLLFTDLDNPTSNGLYQRIGYRPVADFDVHDFT comes from the coding sequence ATGGACACCGGAACCGGAACTGACGCCGATACCCATCCCGACGCCCACCCTCGTCCCGGTACGGGCAGCTGGCATCTCACCCACGACCTCGACGAGTTCCTGACCCGTGCGGGCGCCTTCCTCCGCTCCCGGCCGGCGCTGCACACCGTGCCGCTGACGGTCACGGAGACCCTGCGGACACACGGCCGGAGCGTGTACGGGGACGGAGAACCGGAGTTCGGCGTGCTGGAACGGGCGGGAGAGGTCCGTGCGGCCTTCTTCCGCACCCCGCCGCACTGGCTGAACCTCACGGCCGTCACCCCCGAGGACGCCGACTCCCTCGCCGCGCGCTTGGCCGTCCTCGGCCGACGGCTGCCCGGGGTGAACGCCGAGTGTGACACCGCGGTCGCCTTCGCCGAGGCCTGGCAGCGGCACACGGGCACCCGGGCCGTCCTCCGCCAGCGCCAGCGGCTCTACCGGCTCGGCACCCTGACCGAGCCCGGGCCCCTCCCGCCCGGCGGCCCCCGGATCGCCGTCGAGGCGGACCGCGAGCTTCTCCGGCGCTGGCACGACGAGTTCAGCGCGTCCGTCGGCCTGGGCACCGTCCGCGACTCCGCCGAGTGGGCGGACGCCCGTATCGCCGACGGTGGCATCACGTTGTGGGAAACCCCCGACGGCACACCGGTCGCCATGGCCGGCACCGGCCCCCAGGTCGCCGGCCAGGTCCGCGTCGCCTCCGTCTACACCCCGCCCCGCTTCCGCCGCCGCGGCTACGCGGGCGCCGCGACGGCCGAGGTCAGCCGCGCCGCCCTGGCCTCCGGCGCGGCCGAGGTCCTCCTCTTCACCGACCTGGACAACCCGACCAGCAACGGCCTCTACCAGCGCATCGGCTACCGGCCGGTGGCGGACTTCGACGTGCACGACTTCACGTAG
- a CDS encoding DUF4287 domain-containing protein, with the protein MTAPVKGPAAYFPSIEKKYGRPIADWQDLIRSSPLTRHMELVNWLKTEHGLGHGHANALVAYTLAEDSGT; encoded by the coding sequence ATGACCGCACCCGTGAAGGGCCCCGCCGCCTACTTCCCCTCGATCGAGAAGAAGTACGGCCGGCCGATCGCCGACTGGCAGGACCTCATCCGCTCCTCGCCGCTGACCCGGCACATGGAGCTCGTCAACTGGCTCAAGACCGAACACGGTCTGGGCCACGGCCACGCCAACGCGCTGGTGGCGTACACACTCGCGGAGGACAGCGGCACATGA
- a CDS encoding GNAT family N-acetyltransferase, whose amino-acid sequence MAPIRDQSMTGPHPDLHGHGLRLRPWDAGSGADVDTWLRGLRDPEFRRWNTPLRLVTDRASARESLLARAQSALEGTSVSFRVADARTDAPLGHIGVNEIKYHLKVARVGYWVLPEARGRGVATRALLLTAHWALTDLGIHRLELDHAVGHDASCRIAERCGFSYEGTLRGAIFQEERHDAFRDAHLHARLATDPEPEGPRGERNGSV is encoded by the coding sequence ATGGCCCCCATACGTGACCAGTCCATGACCGGCCCCCACCCGGATCTCCACGGCCACGGTCTCCGCCTGCGTCCCTGGGACGCCGGATCCGGCGCCGACGTCGACACGTGGCTGCGGGGGCTGCGCGATCCTGAGTTCCGGCGCTGGAACACCCCGCTGCGGCTGGTCACGGACCGCGCGAGCGCCCGGGAGTCGCTGCTGGCGCGGGCGCAGAGTGCCCTGGAGGGGACGTCGGTGTCGTTCCGGGTCGCGGACGCCCGCACCGACGCGCCGCTCGGGCACATCGGGGTCAACGAGATCAAGTACCACCTGAAGGTCGCCCGGGTCGGCTACTGGGTCCTGCCCGAGGCCCGCGGCCGGGGCGTGGCCACCCGGGCCCTGCTGCTCACCGCCCACTGGGCGCTGACGGACCTCGGGATCCACCGGCTGGAACTGGACCACGCGGTCGGTCATGACGCGTCGTGCCGGATCGCCGAGAGATGCGGGTTCTCGTACGAGGGCACCCTGCGCGGTGCGATCTTCCAGGAGGAGCGGCACGACGCGTTCCGCGACGCCCATCTGCACGCCCGCCTGGCCACGGACCCGGAGCCCGAGGGTCCGCGAGGAGAGCGGAACGGGTCGGTGTGA
- a CDS encoding Zn-ribbon domain-containing OB-fold protein produces MAHDVVTGHRFDLPEPDAFTRTYWDAAAEGRLLIRRCGDCGRAHHYPREFCPHCWSENVTWETASGRATLYTWSVVHRNDLPPFPDRVPYVAAVVQLAEGPRMMTVIVGEGEPPAPLASEGEGLSAGAELVVAFREGVPVFTRASGLPGASV; encoded by the coding sequence ATGGCACACGACGTCGTGACCGGCCACCGCTTCGACCTGCCCGAGCCCGACGCCTTCACGCGGACCTACTGGGACGCCGCCGCCGAGGGCCGGCTGCTGATCCGCCGCTGCGGGGACTGCGGCCGGGCCCACCACTACCCGCGCGAGTTCTGCCCCCACTGCTGGAGCGAGAACGTCACGTGGGAGACGGCGAGCGGCCGCGCCACGCTCTACACCTGGTCCGTCGTCCACCGCAACGACCTGCCGCCGTTCCCCGACCGCGTCCCCTATGTCGCCGCCGTGGTCCAACTCGCCGAAGGGCCGCGGATGATGACGGTGATCGTGGGGGAGGGGGAGCCCCCGGCACCGCTCGCGAGCGAGGGCGAAGGGCTGTCCGCCGGGGCGGAGCTGGTGGTGGCGTTCCGGGAGGGGGTGCCGGTGTTCACGAGGGCGTCGGGGCTCCCGGGGGCTTCGGTGTGA
- a CDS encoding flavin-containing monooxygenase, giving the protein MADSTPPTHASAQPPPDRPVYVIGGGPGGLSAAYALRARGIRAVVLEKSDRVGASWRRHYDRLHLHTTRRLSALPGLPMPRRFGRWVSRDDVVRYLEKYAEHHRLEIVTGVEVSRVERTSDGSGWLLHATGGRELTGAAVVVATGYNHTPRLPDWPSRAGFTGEFLHAGEYRSGKPYAGRDVLVVGVGNTGAEIAVDLVESGASRVRLAVRTVPHIVRRSTAGWAAQYSGVLVRRLPVGLVDRISRAQARVAVPDLSAHGLPRPDTGLYTRVKQGAIPVQDVGLIDAVRTGRVEVVAAVEGFEDGGKIALADGTRISPDVVIAATGYVRALEDLVGHLDVLDDRGRPVAHGPRTPKTAPGLYFTGFTNPISGNLREMALDAVKIAKAVARSGSGRGPGSVSRLPG; this is encoded by the coding sequence ATGGCCGACTCCACACCCCCCACACACGCCTCCGCACAGCCCCCACCCGACCGCCCCGTCTACGTCATCGGCGGCGGCCCCGGCGGGCTCTCCGCGGCGTACGCGCTGCGCGCCCGGGGCATACGGGCCGTCGTCCTGGAGAAGTCCGACCGGGTCGGGGCGTCCTGGCGCCGCCACTACGACCGGCTGCACCTCCACACCACCCGCCGCCTCTCGGCCCTGCCCGGGCTGCCGATGCCGCGCCGGTTCGGGCGGTGGGTGTCCCGGGACGACGTGGTGCGGTACCTGGAGAAGTACGCCGAGCACCACCGCCTGGAGATCGTCACCGGCGTCGAGGTGTCCCGTGTCGAGCGCACCTCCGATGGTTCAGGCTGGCTGCTGCACGCCACCGGCGGCCGGGAGCTGACCGGCGCGGCGGTGGTCGTCGCCACGGGCTACAACCACACCCCGCGCCTGCCGGACTGGCCCAGCCGCGCCGGCTTCACCGGCGAGTTCCTGCACGCCGGCGAGTACCGCAGCGGCAAGCCCTACGCCGGCCGGGACGTCCTCGTCGTCGGCGTCGGCAACACCGGCGCCGAGATCGCCGTCGACCTGGTGGAGAGCGGTGCCTCGCGGGTCCGGCTCGCCGTGCGCACGGTCCCCCACATCGTGCGCCGTTCGACCGCCGGCTGGGCCGCCCAGTACAGCGGCGTCCTGGTCCGCCGGCTGCCGGTCGGCCTGGTCGACCGGATCTCCCGGGCGCAGGCCAGGGTCGCCGTGCCCGACCTGTCCGCGCACGGGCTGCCGCGTCCCGACACCGGGCTGTACACGCGGGTGAAGCAGGGGGCCATCCCGGTGCAGGACGTCGGCCTGATCGACGCCGTGCGCACGGGCAGGGTGGAGGTCGTGGCGGCCGTGGAGGGCTTCGAGGACGGCGGCAAGATCGCCCTGGCCGACGGCACCCGGATCTCCCCGGACGTGGTGATCGCCGCCACGGGGTACGTCCGCGCCCTGGAGGACCTGGTCGGGCACCTCGACGTCCTCGACGACCGCGGCAGGCCCGTAGCCCACGGCCCGCGCACCCCGAAGACCGCTCCCGGCCTGTACTTCACCGGCTTCACCAACCCGATCAGCGGCAATCTCCGCGAGATGGCGCTCGACGCCGTGAAGATCGCGAAGGCCGTCGCGAGGAGCGGCTCCGGGCGCGGCCCGGGGAGCGTGTCCCGCCTGCCGGGCTGA
- a CDS encoding acetate--CoA ligase family protein: MLGSTHGTLSTDSRRARALACGERTGPAVHGRPAQAGDLDVSGRPLHSGVPDLDRFFRPRSVAVVGASDAEGRPNTGITRQLADWAEQVGATLYPVHPSRPSVFGVPCSASVAGLPEQVDLAVVLVGDPVPVIEELAEAKARFAVVFASGFAETGPEGEAAQRRLAAAVAQSGLRLLGPNTNLNAFERFRDDLEGPAIALITQSGHQGRPVFALQELGIRLSHWAPTGNEADLESADFLSYFAEQPEVGAIACYLEGLKDGRSFLLAADRAARRGVPVVAVKVGRTETGARTAASHTGKLTGADAVVDAALRQYGVIRVDGLDELQDTAALLARARPPRADGVVVYSISGGTGAHVADLATGMGLSLPVLSEAKQAELHQWIPEYLSVANPVDNGGHPVGDERGRKIIDAILDDPGVGVLICPVTGPFPPLSDRLVRDLVDAAEQTDKLVCVVWGSPVGTEPAYREVLLGSSRVATFRTVGNCLTAVRAHLAHHRFAAAYRSPFDEAPRTLSPSYRKAQALMQPGRQLSEHAAKQLLRAYGIRVPREQLVTSAAAAVRAAGLVGYPVVMKASGARIAHKTELGLVKTGLTSASQVRDAYRDLTDIARYEDVALDGVLVCQMVEQGVEMVVGVAHDELFGPTVTVGLGGVLVEVLRDTAVGVPPFGEEQARDMLAGLRGRALLDGVRGRPAADLDALVEVVLRVQRMALELGDRLAELDVNPLMVLPRGQGAVALDALAVCR, translated from the coding sequence ATGCTTGGATCGACCCACGGCACCCTCAGCACCGACTCCCGCCGGGCCCGGGCCCTCGCCTGTGGCGAGCGGACCGGGCCCGCCGTCCACGGCAGGCCGGCCCAGGCGGGCGACCTGGACGTCAGCGGACGGCCGCTGCACTCCGGCGTACCCGATCTGGACCGCTTCTTCCGCCCCCGGTCCGTCGCCGTGGTCGGCGCCTCGGACGCCGAGGGCCGCCCGAACACCGGCATCACGCGGCAACTGGCCGACTGGGCCGAGCAGGTCGGCGCCACGCTGTACCCGGTCCATCCCAGCCGGCCGTCGGTGTTCGGCGTCCCCTGCTCCGCTTCCGTCGCCGGCCTGCCCGAGCAGGTCGACCTGGCCGTGGTGCTGGTCGGCGACCCCGTCCCGGTGATCGAGGAACTGGCCGAGGCCAAGGCGCGGTTCGCCGTCGTCTTCGCGTCCGGGTTCGCGGAGACCGGGCCGGAGGGCGAGGCCGCTCAGCGCCGGCTGGCCGCCGCCGTGGCGCAGTCCGGGTTGCGGCTGCTGGGGCCCAACACCAACCTGAACGCCTTCGAGCGGTTCCGCGACGACCTGGAGGGACCGGCGATCGCCCTGATCACCCAGTCCGGTCACCAGGGCCGCCCCGTCTTCGCCCTCCAGGAACTCGGCATCCGCCTCTCCCACTGGGCCCCCACCGGCAACGAGGCCGACCTGGAGAGCGCCGACTTCCTCTCCTACTTCGCCGAGCAGCCCGAGGTCGGCGCCATCGCCTGCTACCTCGAAGGGCTGAAGGACGGCCGCTCCTTCCTGCTCGCCGCCGACCGGGCCGCCCGGCGCGGTGTGCCGGTCGTCGCCGTCAAGGTGGGCCGTACCGAGACCGGCGCCCGCACCGCCGCCTCCCACACCGGCAAACTGACCGGCGCGGACGCCGTGGTGGACGCGGCGCTGCGCCAGTACGGCGTGATCCGGGTCGACGGGCTCGACGAACTCCAGGACACGGCAGCCCTGCTGGCCCGGGCCCGCCCGCCGCGCGCCGACGGGGTCGTCGTCTACTCCATCTCCGGCGGTACGGGCGCCCATGTCGCCGACCTGGCGACCGGGATGGGCCTGAGCCTGCCGGTGCTGTCCGAGGCCAAGCAGGCCGAGCTGCACCAGTGGATACCCGAGTATCTGAGCGTCGCCAACCCGGTCGACAACGGCGGGCATCCCGTCGGGGACGAACGCGGCCGGAAGATCATCGACGCGATCCTCGACGACCCGGGGGTGGGCGTGCTGATCTGCCCGGTCACCGGGCCGTTCCCGCCGCTCAGCGACCGGCTCGTGCGGGACCTGGTGGACGCGGCCGAGCAGACCGACAAACTCGTCTGCGTGGTGTGGGGTTCGCCGGTCGGCACCGAGCCCGCCTACCGCGAGGTCCTGCTCGGCTCCTCCCGCGTGGCCACCTTCCGCACGGTCGGCAACTGCCTCACCGCCGTCCGCGCCCACCTCGCCCACCACCGCTTCGCGGCCGCCTACCGCTCCCCCTTCGACGAGGCCCCGCGCACCCTGTCCCCGTCCTACCGCAAGGCGCAGGCCCTGATGCAGCCCGGCCGGCAGCTCAGCGAGCACGCGGCGAAGCAGCTGCTGCGGGCGTACGGCATCCGGGTACCGCGCGAGCAGCTGGTGACCAGCGCGGCGGCGGCCGTCCGCGCGGCCGGGCTCGTGGGCTACCCGGTGGTGATGAAGGCCTCCGGCGCCCGGATCGCCCACAAGACCGAGCTGGGCCTGGTGAAGACCGGGCTGACCTCGGCCAGTCAGGTCCGCGACGCCTACCGGGACCTGACCGACATCGCCCGCTACGAGGACGTCGCCCTGGACGGCGTCCTGGTCTGCCAGATGGTGGAGCAGGGCGTGGAGATGGTCGTCGGCGTCGCCCACGACGAGCTGTTCGGCCCGACCGTGACCGTGGGCCTCGGCGGCGTGCTCGTGGAGGTGCTGCGCGACACGGCCGTAGGGGTGCCGCCCTTCGGGGAGGAGCAGGCGCGGGACATGCTCGCCGGGCTGCGCGGACGGGCCCTGCTCGACGGGGTGCGGGGGCGGCCGGCGGCGGATCTGGACGCACTGGTCGAGGTCGTCCTGCGCGTGCAGCGCATGGCCCTGGAACTCGGGGACCGGCTCGCGGAGCTGGACGTCAACCCGCTGATGGTGCTGCCGCGGGGGCAGGGCGCCGTGGCGCTGGACGCGCTGGCGGTGTGCCGCTGA
- a CDS encoding enoyl-CoA hydratase/isomerase family protein: MTGAAVLHTTGDHVLTVTLNRPGSLNALTPGQREDVIGLLSGASAAAEVRAVVITGTGRGFCAGADLRVAGTPGERLAGDVARTLRTGAQRLIAAVLDCEKPVIAAVNGTAAGLGAHLAFACDLVLAAESARFIEVFVRRGLVPDGGGAHLLPRLVGPQRAKELMFFGDALGATDAERLGLVNRVVRDEELEKTARAWAERLASGPTRALALTKQLVNASLETDRAAAFAAEAAAQEINMTTADAREGVRSFLERRSPEYRGH, from the coding sequence ATGACCGGGGCCGCGGTGCTGCACACGACCGGCGACCACGTCCTCACCGTCACGCTCAACCGGCCCGGGAGCCTCAACGCCCTCACACCCGGGCAGCGCGAGGACGTCATCGGGCTGCTGTCGGGGGCGTCCGCCGCGGCCGAGGTGCGGGCCGTGGTGATCACGGGGACGGGCCGCGGTTTCTGCGCCGGGGCGGATCTCCGGGTGGCCGGGACTCCCGGAGAACGCCTCGCGGGCGATGTCGCCCGTACCCTGCGCACGGGCGCCCAGCGTCTGATCGCCGCCGTGCTCGACTGCGAGAAGCCGGTGATCGCGGCCGTGAACGGCACGGCGGCCGGGCTCGGCGCGCATCTGGCGTTCGCCTGCGATCTGGTCCTCGCGGCCGAATCGGCCCGGTTCATCGAGGTGTTCGTGCGCCGCGGTCTGGTCCCGGACGGTGGCGGCGCCCATCTCCTCCCGCGGCTCGTCGGACCGCAGCGCGCGAAGGAGCTGATGTTCTTCGGTGACGCGCTCGGCGCGACGGACGCCGAACGCCTCGGGCTCGTCAACCGGGTCGTCAGGGACGAGGAGCTGGAGAAGACGGCCCGCGCCTGGGCCGAGCGTCTCGCCTCGGGCCCCACCCGCGCCCTCGCCCTGACCAAGCAGCTCGTCAACGCCTCCCTCGAGACCGACCGCGCCGCCGCCTTCGCCGCCGAGGCCGCCGCGCAGGAGATCAACATGACGACGGCGGACGCGCGGGAGGGCGTGCGGAGCTTCCTGGAACGGCGGAGCCCGGAGTACCGGGGCCACTGA
- a CDS encoding flavin reductase family protein → MGQAGMAEAAVRYLRSVRATAPEPVDALPRPELRCVGADERAPLDAREFRRVLGNFATGVAVITAPAATAGEPPAGFACQSFSSLSLDPPLVVFMVGRTSTTWPRIARAGVFCVNVLGSGQGEMCRAFAVSGADKFAGVACDAAPVSGSPRLTGAVAWIDCAIHAVHTGGDHLIVVGRVNALGTRDTDDPLLFHRGRFVRLAPP, encoded by the coding sequence ATGGGACAAGCAGGGATGGCGGAGGCCGCCGTCCGCTACCTCAGGTCGGTCCGCGCCACCGCCCCGGAGCCCGTCGACGCGCTGCCGCGCCCGGAGTTGAGGTGCGTCGGCGCCGACGAACGCGCTCCGCTGGACGCCCGGGAGTTCCGCCGGGTCCTCGGGAACTTCGCCACGGGCGTGGCCGTGATCACGGCACCCGCCGCCACGGCCGGAGAACCGCCCGCCGGCTTCGCCTGCCAGTCCTTCAGCTCCCTCTCCCTCGACCCGCCCCTGGTCGTCTTCATGGTCGGCCGGACCTCGACGACCTGGCCCCGGATCGCCCGCGCCGGGGTGTTCTGCGTGAACGTCCTGGGCTCCGGTCAGGGCGAGATGTGCCGCGCCTTCGCGGTGAGCGGCGCGGACAAGTTCGCGGGGGTGGCGTGCGACGCGGCGCCGGTGTCGGGCTCGCCGCGTCTGACGGGCGCCGTGGCGTGGATCGACTGCGCGATCCACGCCGTCCACACCGGCGGCGACCACCTCATCGTGGTGGGCCGGGTGAACGCCCTCGGCACGCGGGACACCGACGACCCGCTCCTCTTCCACCGGGGGCGCTTCGTCCGGCTGGCGCCGCCGTAG
- a CDS encoding MFS transporter, whose translation MTQTTEAAAVQQPPKPTRARVHRAWFVAAVTFVTIIGAAAFRSVPGLLIDPLHAEFDWSRGTIGAAVSVNLALYGLTAPFAAALMDRFGIRRVVAVALTVIAAGSWLTVWMTAAWQLMLCWGLLVGLGSGSMALAFAATVTNRWFTARRGLVSGILTAASASGQLIFLPLLSWIIDRYDWRPAAVTVALAALAVVPFVWLLLHDHPADVGQKPYGAAEFVPKSPPVPGAARRAVTVLLSAVRTGPFWLLAGTFAICGASTNGLIQTHFIPAAHDQHMPVQAAASLLAVIGVFDVVGTIASGWFTDRFEPRRLLAVYYALRGMSLMFLPLLLGPAVHPPMIFFIVFYGLDWVATVPPTLALCREQYGEDSAIVFGWVLASHQVGAAVVAFLGGVARDAFGSYDVVWYASGALCAAAALMALVIRRRAGGELAVA comes from the coding sequence GTGACCCAGACAACCGAAGCAGCGGCCGTCCAGCAGCCGCCGAAGCCGACCCGTGCACGGGTGCACCGCGCCTGGTTCGTCGCCGCCGTCACCTTCGTGACGATCATCGGCGCCGCCGCCTTCCGGTCCGTGCCGGGCCTGCTCATCGATCCGCTGCACGCCGAGTTCGACTGGTCGCGCGGCACGATCGGCGCCGCCGTCTCGGTGAACCTGGCGCTCTACGGTCTGACGGCCCCGTTCGCGGCGGCCCTGATGGACCGCTTCGGCATCCGCCGGGTCGTCGCGGTCGCGCTGACCGTGATCGCGGCCGGCTCCTGGCTCACCGTGTGGATGACCGCGGCCTGGCAGCTGATGCTGTGCTGGGGCCTGCTCGTCGGACTCGGCTCCGGCTCCATGGCGCTGGCCTTCGCGGCGACCGTCACCAACCGCTGGTTCACCGCCCGGCGCGGCCTGGTCAGCGGCATCCTCACCGCCGCCTCGGCCTCCGGCCAGCTGATCTTCCTGCCCCTGCTGTCCTGGATCATCGACCGGTACGACTGGCGCCCGGCGGCCGTGACGGTCGCGCTCGCCGCGCTCGCGGTCGTCCCGTTCGTGTGGCTCCTGCTGCACGACCACCCGGCCGACGTGGGTCAGAAGCCGTACGGCGCCGCCGAGTTCGTGCCGAAGTCGCCGCCCGTACCCGGCGCCGCCCGCCGGGCCGTGACCGTGCTGCTGTCCGCCGTGCGCACCGGCCCGTTCTGGCTGCTCGCCGGCACCTTCGCGATCTGCGGCGCCTCCACCAACGGTCTGATCCAGACCCACTTCATCCCCGCGGCCCACGACCAGCACATGCCCGTCCAGGCCGCCGCCTCCCTGCTCGCGGTCATCGGCGTCTTCGACGTCGTCGGCACGATCGCCTCCGGCTGGTTCACGGACCGCTTCGAGCCGCGCCGTCTGCTGGCGGTGTACTACGCGCTGCGGGGCATGTCCCTGATGTTCCTGCCGCTCCTGCTCGGCCCCGCGGTCCACCCCCCGATGATCTTCTTCATCGTCTTCTACGGCCTCGACTGGGTCGCCACCGTGCCGCCCACCCTCGCCCTGTGCCGTGAGCAGTACGGCGAGGACAGCGCGATCGTCTTCGGCTGGGTCCTCGCCTCCCACCAGGTCGGCGCGGCCGTCGTCGCCTTCCTGGGCGGTGTCGCGCGGGACGCCTTCGGGTCGTACGACGTGGTCTGGTACGCCTCCGGGGCGCTGTGCGCGGCGGCGGCGCTGATGGCGCTGGTGATCCGGCGGAGGGCAGGGGGCGAGCTGGCGGTGGCCTGA
- a CDS encoding GlxA family transcriptional regulator, with amino-acid sequence MSREPEFRPHRVVVLALDGLLPFELGIPHRIFGRPRDARGRLLYDVVTCSIRPPGPVRTDADFAVQVEHGPETLATADTVIVPASYELGPVFEQGVLTAELAAALAHIRPGTRLASICTGVYVLAAAGLLDGRPATTHWADADRFQRLFPRIEVDPDVLFIDDGDVLTSAGVAAGIDLCLHMVRRDHGTAVANEVARRTVVPPHRDGGQAQYIHRPVPDPQQATTTSARAWALGRLHEPIQLRDMAAQESMSVRTFTRRFREETGVSPGQWLTQQRVERARHLLESTDRSVDQVARDAGFGTAQSMRQHLQSALGVTPTAYRRTFRAENDTAAAVRK; translated from the coding sequence ATGAGCCGTGAGCCGGAGTTCCGTCCGCACCGGGTCGTCGTCCTCGCCCTCGACGGTCTGCTCCCCTTCGAGCTGGGCATCCCGCACCGCATCTTCGGCCGCCCCCGGGACGCCCGCGGGCGCCTGCTGTACGACGTCGTCACCTGTTCGATCCGCCCGCCGGGCCCGGTGCGGACCGACGCCGACTTCGCCGTCCAGGTCGAGCACGGCCCCGAGACCCTGGCCACGGCCGACACGGTGATCGTCCCGGCGTCGTACGAACTCGGCCCGGTCTTCGAGCAGGGCGTGCTCACCGCCGAACTGGCCGCCGCCCTGGCTCACATCCGCCCGGGCACCCGGCTCGCCTCCATCTGCACCGGCGTCTACGTCCTCGCCGCCGCCGGTCTCCTCGACGGCCGGCCCGCCACCACGCACTGGGCCGACGCCGACCGTTTCCAGCGGCTGTTCCCGCGGATCGAGGTCGACCCGGACGTGCTGTTCATCGACGACGGCGACGTCCTGACGTCCGCCGGCGTCGCGGCCGGCATCGACCTGTGCCTGCACATGGTGCGCCGCGACCACGGCACGGCGGTCGCCAACGAGGTGGCCCGCCGCACGGTCGTGCCGCCGCACCGCGACGGCGGTCAGGCGCAGTACATCCACCGGCCGGTGCCCGACCCGCAGCAGGCGACCACCACCTCGGCCCGCGCCTGGGCCCTGGGCCGTCTCCACGAGCCGATCCAGCTGCGCGACATGGCCGCCCAGGAGTCCATGTCGGTGCGCACCTTCACCCGCCGCTTCCGCGAGGAGACCGGCGTCAGCCCCGGCCAGTGGCTCACCCAGCAGCGCGTGGAGCGGGCCCGCCACCTCCTGGAGTCCACCGACCGCTCCGTCGACCAGGTCGCCCGGGACGCGGGCTTCGGCACGGCCCAGTCGATGCGCCAGCACCTCCAGTCGGCCCTCGGGGTCACACCCACCGCCTACCGGCGCACGTTCCGGGCGGAGAACGACACCGCGGCCGCCGTCAGAAAGTGA